In a single window of the Danio aesculapii chromosome 20, fDanAes4.1, whole genome shotgun sequence genome:
- the LOC130213564 gene encoding trace amine-associated receptor 13c-like, with protein MNLTALNQTDICEDYSCPERSVSLSVYVILYVAAAAVALLTVCGNLLVIISVSHFKQLHTPANILILSLAVSDLLVGVFVMPFHLSWLIESCWTSSPVMCSVFNFVTFQATSASVHTVALIAVDRFLALSFPFLYSEKISPTVICIATLLNWLFSLIYNFTLLYTNGNFTDSMCPGQCLYIVDGVSSLIDLLIVFLMPCTLIIILYTHVFVIAKKHATAIRALQVHNSTESSKNKISDKSERKAALALGILVFVFLLCLLPYYIFSLTNFLRDDSFSNVINSVLILFYLNSSINPLMYALLYPWFKRSLKIVMSFKVFNKDSSLINVISQ; from the coding sequence ATGAATCTTACAGCACTAAACCAAACTGATATCTGCGAGGACTACTCGTGTCCAGAGAGATCCGTTTCTTTATCTGTCTATGTGATTCTGTATGTGGCCGCAGCAGCTGTGGCTCTTCTGACTGTGTGTGGAAACCTGCTGGTCATCATCTCTGTTAGTCACTTCAAGCAGCTCCACACACCTGCCAACATCCTCATCCTCTCTTTGGCTGTGTCTGATCTGCTGGTTGGAGTTTTTGTGATGCCGTTTCACTTATCCTGGCTCATTGAATCATGTTGGACTTCTAGTCCAGTGATGTGCTCCGTTTTCAATTTTGTGACTTTTCAGGCCACGAGTGCATCTGTTCACACTGTGGCTTTAATAGCTGTCGATCGCTTTTTGGCTTTGAGTTTTCCTTTTCTTTACTCAGAGAAAATCTCACCCACTGTGATCTGTATAGCAACTTTGCTAAACTGGTTATTTTCACTCATTTATAACTTCACTCTTCTTTATACAAATGGAAACTTCACTGACAGCATGTGTCCAGGGCAATGCCTATATATTGTAGATGGGGTTTCATCCCTCATTGATCTTCTGATTGTGTTTCTAATGCCGTGTACACtcattataatattatacacTCATGTTTTTGTCATTGCTAAGAAACATGCGACTGCTATAAGAGCCCTTCAGGTTCACAACAGCACAGAATCCTCGAAAAACAAAATCAGCGACAAATCAGAGAGAAAAGCCGCTTTAGCGCTTGGGATTTTGGTTTTTGTGTTTCTCCTGTGTTTGCTGCcgtattatattttttctttaacaaaTTTCTTAAGAGACGACTCGTTCTCTAATGTTATCAACAGTGTTTTGATTCTGTTTTATCTTAATTCCTCTATCAATCCACTCATGTATGCTTTATTATACCCCTGGTTTAAGAGAAGTTTAAAAATAGTTATGTCTTTTAAAGTATTTAACAAAGACTCTTCTCTGATTAATGTGATCTCTCAGTAG
- the LOC130213573 gene encoding trace amine-associated receptor 13c-like — MNLTALNQTDICEDYSCPERSVSLSVYVILYVAAAAVALLTVCGNLLVIISVSHFKQLHTPANILILSLAVSDLLVGVFVMPFHLSWVIESCWISGPAMCLIFSFVTFQATCVSVHTVALIAVDRFLALGFPFFYSDQISPIAICITTLFNWLFSFLYNFTLLYINGNFTNVICQGKCLYVVDMVSSLIDLLIVFIMPCTLIILLYIRIFAIAKKHATAIRALQVHNSTESSKNKISDKSERKAAMLLGILVFVFLLCLLPYFITSLVISYSSANLFHIRDVAVIFFFLNSTINPIIYAIFYPWFQKSLKIIFTFKLFTKDSSLMNVQ; from the coding sequence ATGAATCTTACAGCATTGAACCAAACTGATATCTGTGAGGACTACTCGTGTCCAGAGAGATCTGTTTCTTTATCTGTCTATGTGATTCTGTATGTGGCCGCAGCAGCTGTGGCTCTTCTGACCGTGTGTGGAAACCTGCTGGTCATCATCTCTGTTAGTCACTTCAAGCAGCTCCACACACCTGCCAACATCCTCATCCTCTCTTTGGCTGTGTCTGATCTGCTGGTGGGAGTTTTTGTGATGCCGTTTCACTTATCTTGGGTCATTGAGTCATGTTGGATTTCTGGACCAGCGATGTGCTTGATTTTCAGCTTTGTGACTTTTCAGGCCACATGCGTTTCTGTTCACACTGTGGCTTTAATAGCTGTCGATCGCTTTTTGGCTTTAGGCTTTCCTTTTTTCTACTCGGATCAAATCTCACCCATTGCAATCTGCATTACAACTTTGTTTAACTGGCTGTTTTCGTTCCTCTATAACTTCACTCTTCTTTATATTAATGGAAACTTCACCAATGTCATTTGTCAAGGAAAATGTCTTTATGTCGTTGATATGGTTTCATCTCTCATTGATCTCCTGATTGTCTTTATAATGCCGTGTAcactcattatattattatacattcgTATTTTTGCCATTGCTAAGAAACATGCGACTGCTATAAGAGCCCTTCAGGTTCACAACAGCACAGAATCCTCGAAAAACAAAATCAGCGACAAATCAGAGAGAAAAGCTGCGATGCTGCTGGGGATTCTGGTCTTTGTGTTTCTCCTGTGTTTGCTGCCGTATTTTATTACTTCATTAGTCATTTCATACAGTAGTGCTAATTTATTTCACATCAGAGATGTTGCTGTGATATTTTTCTTCCTGAACTCCACCATTAATCCCATCATTTATGCCATATTCTATCCTTGGTTTCAGAAAAGCTTAAAGATAATTTTCACGTTTAAATTGTTTACTAAAGACTCCTCGCTGATGAATGTGCAGTAA
- the LOC130213572 gene encoding trace amine-associated receptor 13c-like, whose translation MNLTASNQTDVCQQYSCPERSVSLSVYVILYVAAAAVALLTVCGNLLVIISVSHFKQLHTPANILILSLAASDLLTGVFVMPFQLTLLIESCWTSGSVMCSVFNFVSFQATSVSVHTVALIAVDRFLALSFPFLYSEKISPTVICIATLLNWLFSLIYNFTLLYVNGNFADSVCPGVCVYNIDGISSIIDLLIVFLMPCTLIIILYTHVFVIAKKHATAIRALQVHNSTESSKNKISDKSERKAAMLLGILVFVFLLCLLPYYITSLVIPYSTANLYHVRSVATIFFFLNSTINPIIYALFYPWFQKSLKFIFTLKVFNKDSSLMNVM comes from the coding sequence ATGAATCTTACAGCATCGAACCAAACTGATGTCTGTCAGCAATACTCGTGTCCAGAGAGATCTGTTTCTTTATCTGTCTATGTGATTCTGTATGTGGCCGCAGCAGCTGTGGCTCTTCTGACCGTGTGTGGAAACCTGCTGGTCATCATCTCTGTTAGTCACTTCAAGCAGCTCCACACACCTGCCAACATCCTCATCCTCTCTTTGGCTGCGTCTGATCTTCTCACTGGAGTTTTTGTGATGCCATTTCAATTGACTTTGCTTATTGAGTCGTGTTGGACTTCAGGATCAGTCATGTGCTCAGTTTTCAACTTCGTGTCTTTTCAGGCAACAAGTGTTTCTGTTCACACTGTGGCTTTAATAGCTGTCGATCGCTTTTTGGCTTTGAGTTTTCCTTTTCTTTACTCAGAGAAAATCTCACCCACTGTAATCTGTATAGCAACTTTGCTAAACTGGTTATTTTCACTCATTTATAACTTCACTCTTCTGTATGTTAATGGAAACTTCGCTGACAGTGTGTGTCCAGGAGTGTGTGTTTATAATATTGATGGGATTTCATCAATCATTGATCTTCTTATTGTGTTTCTAATGCCGTGTACACtcattataatattatacacTCATGTTTTTGTCATTGCTAAGAAACATGCGACTGCTATAAGAGCCCTTCAGGTTCACAACAGCACAGAATCCTCGAAAAACAAAATCAGCGACAAATCAGAGAGAAAAGCTGCGATGCTGCTGGGGATTCTGGTCTTTGTGTTTCTCCTGTGTTTGCTGCCGTATTATATCACGTCTTTAGTGATTCCATACAGTACTGCTAACTTGTATCATGTTAGAAGTGTTGCTACAATATTTTTCTTCCTGAACTCCACCATTAATCCCATCATTTACGCCTTATTCTATCCTTGGTTTCAGAAAagcttaaaatttatttttacattaaaagtgtTTAATAAAGACTCCTCGCTGATGAATGTGATGTAA
- the LOC130213591 gene encoding trace amine-associated receptor 13c-like, whose protein sequence is MNFTALNQTDICEDYSCPERSVSLSVYVILYVAAAAVALLTVCGNLLVIISVSHFKQLHTPANILILSLAASDLLVGVFVIPLYLSWIIESCWTSGLLMCSIFKFVNFQATSVSVHTVSLIAVDRFLALSFPFFYAEKISLNVNCIATLLNWLFSLIYNVTLLYVNGNFTDVVCPGVCVSVVGVVSSIVDLLFVFIMPCILIIILYTHVFVIAKKHATAIRALQVHNSTESSKNKISDKSERKAAMLLGILVFVFLLCLLPYYITSLVVSYSTVDLFHVRDVAVIFFLLNSTTNPIIYALFYPWFQKSLKLIFTFKVFQRDSSLMNVQSH, encoded by the coding sequence ATGAATTTTACAGCACTGAACCAAACTGATATCTGCGAAGACTACTCATGTCCAGAGAGATCTGTTTCTTTATCTGTCTATGTGATTCTGTATGTGGCCGCAGCAGCTGTGGCTCTTCTGACCGTGTGTGGAAACCTGCTGGTCATCATCTCTGTTAGTCACTTCAAGCAGCTCCACACACCTGCCAACATCCTCATCCTCTCTTTGGCTGCGTCTGATCTGCTGGTGGGAGTTTTTGTGATACCACTTTATTTGTCGTGGATCATTGAATCATGCTGGACTTCAGGACTGCTTATGTGCTCGATTTTTAAatttgtgaattttcaggcaaCAAGTGTTTCTGTTCACACTGTGTCTTTAATAGCTGTCGATCGCTTTTTGGCTTTAAGTTTTCCCTTTTTTTACGCTGAGAAAATCTCACTCAATGTGAACTGCATAGCAACTTTGCTAAACTGGTTATTTTCACTCATTTATAACGTCACTCTTCTTTATGTTAATGGAAACTTCACTGATGTTGTGTGTccaggagtgtgtgtttctgttgtaGGTGTTGTTTCATCAATCGTTGATcttctgtttgtgtttataaTGCCATGTATACtcattataatattatacacTCATGTTTTTGTCATTGCTAAGAAACATGCGACTGCTATAAGAGCCCTTCAGGTTCACAACAGCACAGAATCCTCGAAAAACAAAATCAGCGACAAATCAGAGAGAAAAGCTGCGATGCTGCTGGGGATTCTGGTCTTTGTGTTTCTCCTGTGTTTACTGCCATATTATATTACCTCTTTAGTGGTCTCATACAGCACTGTTGACTTGTTTCATGTCAGAGATGTTGCTGTAATATTTTTCCTCCTGAACTCCACCACTAATCCCATCATTTACGCCTTATTCTACCCCTGGTTTCAGAAAAGCTTGAAATTAATTTTTACATTCAAAGTGTTTCAAAGAGACTCTTCTCTGATGAATGTGCAAAGtcattaa